The Acinonyx jubatus isolate Ajub_Pintada_27869175 chromosome D3, VMU_Ajub_asm_v1.0, whole genome shotgun sequence DNA segment TCTACTGCTTTCTAGCTCCAGGTTTTTTAAGGTCCTTGGACCTAGAGAAGAGGGAGCAGGACTATATGTTGAATGAGGTTCGCTCATTGTAAAATGGAGCATCACAAAACCATTTCCTAGTATTCTGTGCCTGGAATCCATTTCCCCATAATTATCCCTTATCTCTTATCTCTCTGCTAAAATATTCCAATACCAACAACGAAACATTACCTTCTCCACTAACATATAATGATTTCACACACAAGGAAACTATTTCCTTAGATGATAGCTCCCTGAAGACAGGAATCCATGTCTCCTGAAGGATAAGCCTTCCAGGGTCATTGCATTCATCATGTTATCTCTCACACTGCAGTATACCCAGCAGGTACTCAGTCTGTACCTGCAAACTAACCAAGGCAGATGCAGGAGTTTCCAGCCGGCAGAAACTAGCTTGTAGGAACAAAGGAATCCAGGTGCCTAGGCCAACAGTTTATGTCTCCTGTATCTGGGACCACGCACACAGCCTGCGAACATTCTGCAGGAGGTAGTATTCCCATCCTCCTCCCACCAGCCCTGTCCTTAGGGACAACTATCTTTCATCCTATCGCCAGGCCTGCAGGGACAGTTCTGTGAAGCAGCTGAAACTCTTAATAACCTCAACAGGCTCAGGAAAGGTTCAAGAAACACAGCCCAACTCTCTCCACAGAGGACGCTCCAGGAGGTGGACTAGCCTAAGATTGCACAGTTGCACATCTCAGGGCCCAGATCTGCCCACCCACCACTATCCAGCCCACCTGTCATCTCTTGGAGACTCCAGACACCCACAAAACCCCAAATGATTCACTggataaaaatttatatattaaatctgACTCCTTCTGGATTTTCTTAGAAAGATATGGACCAggcttttatctttttctttcaaatctcaTCACAGGGCATCAAATCCTTAACCTCCACTAACCCCTGTCTCTctactccccagcccccaccccatacACCCAAGGAAAGCCCTAATCTGAACCTCAGGGGAAATCTCTAGGGTCCTACACATAACCCCTCACTGACCGGGATCAGCACAGTGACAGAAGCCTCTACCTCCCACTGCCTCATGCCAAATTGCTGGCTCTATTTTTAACACTCAGGGCCCATATCTGACCAGCACCAACCCCACACCACCCCTCACTGTGCGGGGCACACCTTGGCAACCAGACTGCTGTGTCCCGGAGGCGGGTTCCACCCAGGCTGAAAATCTCCGTGATCTGGGGAAGAATTAACATCATGGGTCATCATGGCCAATGGGGCTAAAGCAGGTTCAGGGCAGGGTGAAATGTCCCCCAGCACTGACCACGGGTGTgccagcccctcctgcctcctcctctggggcCGAGTCGGAGGCGGAGTCATCCTTGCTCtcttcctccttgtcctcctcagGGTCCAGTGGCTCTTGCTTCACAGGTGGCAAGTCTGGGTCCACTGCCTGGGAGAGGTGGGAAACAGGCAGCAGTCAGAAGGACAGGGTTGGCCTAAGAAAAGAGTCTCCTTATCAGCCAACCTGTCAGTATACTGACAAATCCCGCTTCTGTCACACTTCAGCCTGGAAAATCCATCTCTCTGCCTACAAACCTTTCCCATTCCTCAGAGTTCCATTTTTGTTAGCTGGGCAGCAAAGCAGGCAAAGTTAGTTGCCTGGGGAAGGTGGGGCATCTGTCAGACAGGTGGGGTAATTTTGTGGTGAGGCTGCAATCAGCATATCTGTTGCTCTGCTCAAAGAACCACCATCATGGCTCACCATCACTCTGCTCACAGACCACCCATCACTGACCCCCACCTTGCTGGGGCAGCCAGGCAGCAATACAGGAGAAGTCAGGATGGCTGTGCCCGGTGTCCAGTCTTCCTGGGCATCCGCCTTCTCTTGCTTCACCTGGGGTAAGGCCACAACCCAACTCAGGCCAGGGCACTGGGCCTCCTGTGTGAAGGAGGATTGCAGCAGTCTTGGTCCCAGCTTCCTGGCACAAGGCTGGGTAGTTCTGGGAAGGGCAAGCTAAGATGGGATCCTCACCTGCAACAGGGCTTCTGTGGAAGCTGCAGCAGGGCCAGGCACCTGCACGGGACTGCTTGCACCTTCCCGTAAGAACACAAGATCAGTGCCAGGTGGAGGCAGTACAAAGCCACTGCCTGTTTCTTGTTTCATTTGAGTCTGGGCATGGCCTGGTCGGGTTGTGGGTGTGGTCAAGGAGGTCTTCAGTATCTGACCCAGACGGGGCCTTCGAGTAGAGCCAGGCCTCTTTCGACGAGAGTAAGGTGGGGGCGGCCCTGCCCCATCCTCAGATCCTGCCCAGACACTAGGCAGCAGCCGCTTCTGAAGAAAGATAGGGTGTTATGGCCACCTGATGCAATGATTGACCACCCTGCCCTGATCAACATGCCTGCTAATCCCCATTAGTCACGGCACAGAACTTGCTTTCACATGAAGCCCTCATCACTGAGCTTGCTAGTCTCCTGTTAATGCCACTGCCACTCGGATTCGTTCATCCCAGCACAATGTTTGCTAATCTTTGCCTGAACCCACCGCTCCATCTACTCCTCTGAAGATGCAGAATCTGGCCTGCCCTACCCACCAGGCCTGCCCACCATTCCCAGGCACGGTGGGCAAGGGGGGGTGGCCCTAGGTCAACGTAGCCCACCCACCTCACTCTTCTGCATCACCCACCATAGCAAACTGCAGGCATTGGCGCCAACGACACTTCTGGCGCTTTTGGTTGCTGCCCCCAAATTTAGGCTTGTCACAGCAGAAGTCGCAGCGACCACAGTCCATCCGCCGTAGGCAGGCTGCACAGGCCCCACACTTGCGGTTCTGCCGGCGATTGGTGTAAGGCTGCTGGGGGACAGGCAAAAGGGGAGGTGCTGTTATTGGCACTGTTCGAGTGTTCTTGTTGCCCCTTCACTAGCTCCATCAGAGGGAACTGGCTGTGCACTGGTCTCAGTCACACCTCAGCATCTGTTAGTTCCAACACCAGGCACTATCACTGCACTGGACAGTGCCCAAGAGCATTAGGACTGTGGCTGTTCCAACGCAGTATCCATCACTTCATCTGCTAGACCAGTGGTTACCAAGACAACGTCTTTGACCCCCACCTCCAGTGGCATTTTGCTGACCCTCCACAGCTGCCGATGCTGTGCCTGCTGTATCTGCTCAGCCTATGTGAACTCCATTCCCTATGCTGGCTTTTCCTATTAGCCCCACCAGAGTGTTGATTCATCTGACATTAGGTACTATCACTGCACCTGTCGATCCCATGTTAGTCCCTCCCCCATTGTCTGCTTATCCCATACTAGTACCCATTACTGTGTCTTACTGTTCCCCTATTAGGCCCATTGCAGCAGTTGCTTCTTTGGGATTAACCAAGTGCCCTGGGAGGGTCTAGGCTTGTCCAGGTAGGGTGGGGCCACTCACTAGCTCGTCCTCGTCTACACAGTAATAGATGAACTCGGCAGGTGGCGAGGGGACCAGGGCTCTGGGGTGCTGCAGAGGCAAATGGGTGGGGTCAGGGCAGGTACTGGGTAAGGTTATAGTTGTGCCTTCCCCCTGCCCACCAGGGCCTCACCAGCTCTGGGGACTCTGGAGGCTGTGACAGGGGAACTGGAGGCAATGGCTGGGTTCGGGGGGGGCGCCGCCGGGCAGCCATCTTGGAGTCGCAGCCTCCTCTACGGCGGCTACGTTTACCCTGGGAGAAAGCCAGAAGAGAAGTTTAGGCTTGGTGGAACCAGGCAGACACAggacccctccctccacccccacccccaccgccacccccaaaAGGAGTACAGAAAGCATGCGTGGGACAGGCAGACAGAAGGTGGGGTGCAGCACTCACAGCAGGGGGAGCCACAGCTAGGGGAGGGCGTCGTTGACATCGCTGATGGTGGCGACGGAGACGGTGGGCAAGGTGCTGGCAGACAGGGGCAGGTAGGTGAGGCCAGGGAGGTGAGCATGAGGTGGGGGAAAAAGAAGACATGAGGTGGGCAAGGCTgggaggaagcagcagcagcagtagcaacTTTAATAGCAGAATGAGCTCTGCCCCAGTCCTGGCCCCAACAGCACTGGCCCCTCTACTCACCCGTAGGCAGCGCCGTTGGACACACCTCCACTGGCGCCTGAGACCAGGGCGGGGAGGGCGAAGGCAGACTCGGCAACGGCCACAGTCCTCTCGGGTCTGACAGCCCCGGCACACTCCACACCCTCGGCTCTGTCAGGGAGGCCAGAGGTATGATGTATGGGGCCAGGGCTCTGAGAGCCAGAGGACAGGGTGAGCCTTGGGCCCACCCTACCTGCCCAACTCACCCTTTCCACAATCCGGAGGCACCGTCTCCGCTCACACTTGCAGAACAGCCCCGAGGCCACATCATGGGGCAGCTGCAGAAGGCAGGTGGAGCAGGCCCCGCAGTCCTCGGTTACCCGGCAGGCCTCACACTCCCCGCAGCCCACACGCTGCCAGGAATGGGTGGGGCGAGGTCACAGGCCCAGACAGAGTAGCTCCAGGTATGCTGCCCCTTACGTGTATGTTTTTAGCCCCCACTGCCATGTCTAGTAGTCCACCATATGCCTCATCACTGTATCTGACAACTACTAACAAGCTGTCACCAGAGGCCATCCCCAAAGTCTCCAAGTGCCCGGTTAACCTCATCGCTGTGTCTACTGACACCCCATTAACACATTACTGTCCACTGACCATAGCTAGCTCCCTACAAAATGATTCTGACACCCTATGGACCCATCATCATTCCTTCAGACCTTCTTACCAGCCCCCATCACATCCTGCTCCCACCGCACACTTGTGAGGAGGAGGCAGGTCGTGCTTACCTTAAACATCCTCTGTTCCCGGTTGAAAGCAATTCTCTGCGCTGAGGAAAGGGAGGCGGAAGAAGAGAAGTGGACAAGGAGCATCAGATATCTAACCTCATCCACCATTCAACCTGAAAGCTGACAGTGGTGTCCCAGCTTGACATCAGATCTGCTCCACCTCTACCTCCCAGGGCTCTGGGGCCACTCACCTCGGCAGTCCTTGCATAATGTCTTGAGCCGCTGCCTTCGGGTACCATCTCCTGAGAAGCTGATTCCACAGTTCTCACAGCACCTGGGATAGGAAACATGGGTGTGGGAGGCTGAGTACATCTCCAACCACAACCCTCACCCTCTTGGCTCACTTTAGGCCAACACTCACCCAGGTGCAGGGAGTGAAGCTGGGGCTGTGTCAGCATTAGCCTTGGTCTCATCTCCTGGGGCCTCCTTCCTGACCTCACCCTTTTGAGGTCCAACCTGACGTTTTCGAGTCTTGGCTGTCCGTGAAGGCTTCTTCCGCTTCCTGCTAGGGACAGCTAAGGGCTGGGCCTGCAAATGAGAGGGAAAGCAGGAAGAGATCTGTGGGTGGGtgttaggtggctcagtcaccccTGCCTGGGTACCCCACACTGTGTAGTACCTTGGGGGCTGGATAGCACAGAATGCCTTGTTTGAAGTCGAAGAGGGTGAGGTCACACGCAGGGCCCAGGTATCGGGTCAGCTCAACtttgcttcggatcctgtctcctgTGGGGCTGGGAATGGGCCAGGATGGATTGGTACCCCGGTGGAGCCATGGCCACTCCACCCACACAACCCTCCCACTGGGCTCGTGAACGGACCTGCAGGGCTGGCAGGGGATAGAGGGCTGGCAGCCTGGGATTGGCCTGTGAGCACTACCAGGTCTTACCCCAACTAAGCTTGCATAGCACAAATACAAAATGTGTATAAATACcaacatatatacaaacacaaatgaaaaatataaacaaataaatacatgtttacttATAACATACACTACTAATTGTAGTCCgttcatgtaaataaatataaacacagacAGAAATACAAACTTGTCGAATGATGTATAAATGCATTAAAGTTAACGTACTAAATACgtagaaaggaaaaacacaggAGAAGCAAGCGTCTGAAAACGTACACgtgaataaatgaacatataaatatatatatataaagacatgcgtaaacaaacaaatacaactaCCTATAAAACAAAGGAGGAGCAACTAATATTCTCGGAGAGAATACCCCACAGGTCTCTAGCATTTCTGCATGTCTTGCAAGAGAGGCACTGATAGTCCTTTGTTATgaactatcttttcaaggatgtttgtacaGCAAACAGCCTTGGAAGATAAGAGATAAGTTCTCCTTCCAGAGCAAAGGGAAGGCATCCTTACTGTCCTAACATTATAAAAGACTGGATTCCTTAAGCTCAGGGTTCCTTTCCTACAACCCAATGCATGGGCAGATGTTAGTCAGTTCTCTTCAGGTTACCCTATGGGAACTGGCATTTGgggaactggcacaaaaataatgACATTCTGGATACTGCTGTTACTGTGAATAATGAACTATCTTCcatctctgacccaggagtctcctATATCCTACCAGCATCCACAAAATTGTAACATACTCGTTATCTTACCCTAATTAAGATAAAACCTGTTGCTTTACGGTTTTTgacaaaagtatttaaaaattcaaattttgacaGTTTCACACAAATTATGAATATAGGGATAAACATATAATTAAGTACAAAACATAACTGTATTCATGATTTTGCTATATTCCTCCACAAAAACAACTacttagacaaaaaaaaaaaaagttcaggaagagtgaaaaaaattcaataatcaCCTTAGATCCTTAAATGTGAATTGCATATAAACATGTACATTTTGTGCATTTATACTCGATTCCCATTATTCCTGGTATGTCTTACAGAGTCACGCTGAACGCTGAATTAGTGAATCTAGAACCTCTGTTCTTGTGGAACTATAGGTTAAGGTAATGTGAGCCTCAGGGGACATTTCTGTCAACTAATCGACATGTAaccttgttttattgttttcctatttaaaGACACTCTACTTAATACATTCCTACGAATGACTGACAGCATGGCCTTTGAATGATTTAAAGTCAGGAGCTTTGGAGACCATTTATGTCACACAGCTACCTTTACCACGGTCCTTGTAAAACAAGCCAGTCTCCTCAGTAAAACCTATTCTGCATGACACTTTTCACACGTAACACTTaccaggtatttttaaaattcctctgcAAACTCTTGATCTGCAGGACCTGCCTTGTATGCAAATTTAATGTCTTTCACGATGTACACCTTTTGAAACGTGTGAGCCAGTCAGTACTAGCTGAGACAGGTTTAACATATTCCTAATCAGGGGTAACACAACCATCAATGTCCTTGGCTTCCAGTCTCTCACACTGtccactacattttattttaccaagTATTTCCTTATGCATCTTCAAATTTGGCTATCTTTCCACCTTTCCCTTAACTTCATCACATACTATACATGTTACTTCAGCATTTTCCAGAGCAGACTCGTGTACAAATcagaacatttccttttctttttctcaatgtACCACATttttgattcattaacattgaactcacacCTAACAACACTGCAActcacaaataaaatttatttaacgTGTTATTCTCTTCTTACAACATATCATAGACTTCTTGCACTTAAAACACCAGACAGCACTTCAGCGCTATACTTGGGGGGGCATTGTAAATATGAAAATCACCAATAAAAAgtgcaaaaatgtgaaaaacacagCACTTAGCAGATCACGAAAAAGACACTTGTTTACAGTATATGAACTAAAATAAGAAGGCCTCATGCAACCTCAGCTGGGAATGAGTGTATCAGGGAACTTAAATTTTTTGCTGTTCTGTGCATGTCTATGAATGACCACGAAAGTATAGTGAGTACCGACTTTGAAAGTACAAATTTCAGTGAGTAGACTAATTTGGAAATATGGAATCTGCAAATAATAAGAATCGACTATATTTGCATAATTTCAACCCATCCACAAATTTAACCACACCCCCTGATTTTAGCCCTATCCGTGACTCTGTCCACAACCCACCCAGTACCTCTGGTAATAGGTGTCTGAGCGTCCACAGGTGGCACCTGACTTTCGAAAGACTTCACGGCGCTTCCAGCCGGGGCCCAAGGCTGGGCAGTCCAGCCAGTCCTCAGCCATGGGGGCCACAGGAAGGAGCAGCGGCCTGCAACACGGAGGGGgcagtgggaaaactgaggctctaggggaggaCATGTTGTGCCCTAACCACACAAACCGCCGGTACTTGGTAACGCTTTTCCAAGACCTGGGACCTACCACAGGCAACTGGCCaatacaagaaagagaaaaatccccttTCCCACCTCATTCTTCCCTGTCCTGGGCCCAGGAGCTTGTCATTCCTACCCCTTCTTGACCTGGCAGCCCTGTCTCCAACTTTCAAGTCCCCATCCTCAACCCAAAGATCCTCATGCCTCCCTCAATGTCCCGATCCCCAATTCTTCCCCATCCTCAGCCTGAGAACTCATCACTTCTCCCCACTGCCAACCTAGGACCCTGGCATTCCCCCCAGGAGACATTCTCTATCGTTGACCCACTGGCCCCTATTCCTCCCCTCTGTCACCCTGAAACCTCCATACCCCCCATCCTCAGCCTGAGAGGGCCCATTCCTCCCATCGTCAGCCCAAGAGGCCCCCATTCTGCTCGTCCCCAGACCAAGGTCCCAGCACTTTGCCTCAGTATTCTGACCTCCCGTTCGCTCCCTTCCTTGA contains these protein-coding regions:
- the MBD1 gene encoding methyl-CpG-binding domain protein 1 isoform X20 yields the protein MAEDWLDCPALGPGWKRREVFRKSGATCGRSDTYYQSPTGDRIRSKVELTRYLGPACDLTLFDFKQGILCYPAPKAQPLAVPSRKRKKPSRTAKTRKRQVGPQKGEVRKEAPGDETKANADTAPASLPAPGCCENCGISFSGDGTRRQRLKTLCKDCRAQRIAFNREQRMFKRVGCGECEACRVTEDCGACSTCLLQLPHDVASGLFCKCERRRCLRIVERSRGCGVCRGCQTREDCGRCRVCLRPPRPGLRRQWRCVQRRCLRGKRSRRRGGCDSKMAARRRPPRTQPLPPVPLSQPPESPELQPYTNRRQNRKCGACAACLRRMDCGRCDFCCDKPKFGGSNQKRQKCRWRQCLQFAMKRLLPSVWAGSEDGAGPPPPYSRRKRPGSTRRPRLGQILKTSLTTPTTRPGHAQTQMKQETGSGFVLPPPGTDLVFLREGASSPVQVPGPAAASTEALLQEAQCPGLSWVVALPQVKQEKADAQEDWTPGTAILTSPVLLPGCPSKAVDPDLPPVKQEPLDPEEDKEEESKDDSASDSAPEEEAGGAGTPVITEIFSLGGTRLRDTAVWLPSLQGRQSGREDGCKVWETEDALARRSTSTSTSWNRRRWPRTHVSLSPPPTSIMWVSYRRSWCPSSQS
- the MBD1 gene encoding methyl-CpG-binding domain protein 1 isoform X17, yielding MAEDWLDCPALGPGWKRREVFRKSGATCGRSDTYYQSPTGDRIRSKVELTRYLGPACDLTLFDFKQGILCYPAPKAQPLAVPSRKRKKPSRTAKTRKRQVGPQKGEVRKEAPGDETKANADTAPASLPAPGCCENCGISFSGDGTRRQRLKTLCKDCRAQRIAFNREQRMFKRVGCGECEACRVTEDCGACSTCLLQLPHDVASGLFCKCERRRCLRIVERSRGCGVCRGCQTREDCGRCRVCLRPPRPGLRRQWRCVQRRCLRGKRSRRRGGCDSKMAARRRPPRTQPLPPVPLSQPPESPELHPRALVPSPPAEFIYYCVDEDELPYTNRRQNRKCGACAACLRRMDCGRCDFCCDKPKFGGSNQKRQKCRWRQCLQFAMKRLLPSVWAGSEDGAGPPPPYSRRKRPGSTRRPRLGQILKTSLTTPTTRPGHAQTQMKQETGSGFVLPPPGTDLVFLREGASSPVQVPGPAAASTEALLQEAQCPGLSWVVALPQVKQEKADAQEDWTPGTAILTSPVLLPGCPSKAVDPDLPPVKQEPLDPEEDKEEESKDDSASDSAPEEEAGGAGTPVITEIFSLGGTRLRDTAVWLPRAGNREGKMDVKCGRRRTLWRAGARARARAGTGEDGLEPMSVSHHLQLR